A window of Geminocystis sp. M7585_C2015_104 contains these coding sequences:
- a CDS encoding ParA family protein has translation MHLAVASLKGGVGKTTTAIHLAAYFQQDKPTLLIDADRNRSALVWAKEDKLPFMVASQAGAVAIIARYTHVIIDMRGGPEEEEFVDLAKSNDLMIIPTTPNHLDLDATIKAVEILRKHQVSVNKYKVLLTKVDYRTVSSKTARYFLEENKIPLFKTEIPLLVAFERAAQHGKTVKDYSDEGAKKGWQKYAQLGKEILGKRGNS, from the coding sequence ATGCACCTAGCAGTAGCCTCCTTGAAGGGGGGGGTGGGGAAGACCACCACTGCCATTCACCTAGCAGCCTATTTCCAACAGGATAAACCGACACTGTTGATAGATGCAGACAGGAATCGCTCGGCCTTGGTTTGGGCAAAGGAGGACAAATTGCCATTTATGGTGGCTTCCCAGGCCGGAGCAGTGGCCATAATAGCCCGTTATACCCATGTTATCATTGACATGAGGGGAGGACCGGAGGAGGAAGAGTTTGTAGATTTGGCCAAGAGTAACGATTTAATGATTATCCCCACCACCCCCAACCACCTGGACTTGGATGCCACTATTAAAGCCGTAGAAATATTAAGGAAACACCAAGTTAGTGTAAATAAATATAAGGTTCTCTTGACAAAAGTAGACTACAGGACAGTAAGCAGCAAGACAGCCAGATACTTCTTGGAAGAAAATAAAATACCACTTTTTAAAACGGAAATACCTTTACTAGTAGCCTTTGAGAGGGCGGCACAACATGGCAAAACTGTAAAAGACTACAGCGACGAGGGGGCAAAAAAAGGCTGGCAAAAGTACGCGCAACTGGGAAAGGAGATTCTGGGCAAACGGGGGAATAGTTAA
- the hoxE gene encoding bidirectional hydrogenase complex protein HoxE, whose product MATKTLERPTPQQQEKDKRFKILDVVIKKNHCRQDALIEVLHKAQSTFGYLEDDVLLYVARQLKLPPSEVFGVATFYHLFSLKPAGAHSCVICLGTACYVKDSPRLLEELAENFNLHPGETTPDGKVSLMTARCIGACGLAPAAIFDGKVCGKQTPESVRTQVQNWLQE is encoded by the coding sequence ATGGCTACTAAAACCCTAGAAAGACCCACTCCCCAACAACAGGAGAAGGATAAACGTTTTAAAATCCTGGATGTGGTTATCAAAAAAAACCACTGTAGACAGGATGCGCTAATCGAAGTGCTACACAAAGCACAGTCCACCTTCGGCTATCTGGAAGATGATGTGCTGCTGTATGTCGCAAGACAGCTGAAACTCCCACCTAGTGAAGTATTCGGCGTTGCAACCTTCTACCACCTCTTCTCCCTAAAGCCAGCAGGGGCTCACTCTTGCGTTATCTGTCTGGGCACCGCTTGTTACGTGAAAGACTCCCCTCGTCTTTTAGAAGAATTGGCAGAAAATTTCAATCTCCACCCCGGTGAAACTACCCCAGACGGCAAGGTATCCCTAATGACTGCCCGCTGTATTGGCGCCTGTGGGTTAGCCCCAGCCGCTATCTTCGACGGCAAGGTTTGTGGCAAACAAACGCCGGAAAGTGTTCGTACCCAGGTTCAAAATTGGCTACAGGAGTAG